Genomic segment of Streptomyces alboniger:
GGGCGCAAGGTGCGGCTCAGTCGTCGGCACAGCGAGATCGTCGTGCTGCTCGCCCGCCACCCCGAGGGGTTGAGCGGCGACGAGCTGCTGTGCGCGCTGTATGAGGACGAGTCGGTGCCGCAGGTGACGTTGCGGGCGGAGATGGCGCGGCTGCGGCGCATTCTCGGGGCGGAGCTGCTCCGGTCGCGTCCGTACCGCTTGGCCGTGCCTGTCGAGTGCGATGTCGACACGGTCGAGCGGCGTCTGGGAGCGGGCGCGGTGGCGGCGGCCGCCGCCGCGTACGCCGGGCCGCTGCTGCCGCAGTCGCAGGCACCCGCTCTGATCCGTCTCCGCCGCAGACTCGCCGATCAGTTGCGGGCGGCGCTCATCGATCGCAACGACCCCGATCTGCTGGCGGACTGGGTCCACGCTCCATGGGCCGAGGACGACCTGGTGGCGTGGCGGGCACTGGCCTCGCTGCGCCCGACGCCTCCCGTCCTGGCCCGTCTGCGCGAACTCGACACCGATCTGGCCTTGGCGGTACGGAGGCCCGAGCGGGCACGCTGACCGCCCCGATCATTCCCACTGGCGACCGACGGAAGGACCGCAACGTGGATGCAACGTCCTTGGTCCTAGCCTCCGGGCGAGAGCTGCCCAACGGCGGGCAGTCTTCCCCGGGAGGCCAGCCAAGATGACCCGATACTCAGCACCCGGCACCAAGGGTGCGATCGTCTCCTACCAGTCGCGCTACGACCACTTCATCGGTGGCGAGTACGTGGCTCCCGCCCGCGGTCAGTACTTCGAGAACCCCAGCCCGGTCAATGGACAGTCGTTCACGGAAATCGCCCGGGGCACCGCCGAGGACGTCGAGCGTGCCCTCGACGCGGCGCACGCGGCGGCGCCCGCTTGGGGGCGGGCCTCCGTCACCGAGCGCGCGGATGTCCTGCGGAAGATCGCCGACCGGATGGAGGCCAATCTCGAACAGCTCGCGGTCGCCGAGAGCTGGGAGAACGGCAAGCCCATCCGCGAGACGCTGGCGGCCGACATCCCGCTCGCCATCGATCACTTCCGCTACTTCGCGGGCGTCATCCGGGCGCAGGAGGGGTCGTTGAGCGAGGTCGACGAGGACACCATCGCGTACCACTTCCATGAGCCGCTCGGTGTCGTCGCGCAGATCATTCCGTGGAACTTCCCGATCCTGATGGCGACATGGAAACTGGCCCCCGCGCTCGCGGCAGGCAACGCGGTGGTCCTCAAGCCCGCCGAGCAGACACCGGCCTCCATCCATTACTGGATGAGCCTGGTCGCCGATCTGCTGCCGCCTGGCGTGGTCAACATCGTCAACGGTTTCGGCGTCGAGGCGGGCAAGCCGCTGGCCTCCAGTTCGCGCGTCGCGAAGGTCGCCTTCACCGGGGAGACCACCACGGGGCGGCTGATCATGCAGTACGCCTCCGAGAACATCAAGCCGGTGACGTTGGAGCTGGGCGGGAAATCGCCGAACATCTTCTTCGACGACGTGTGGGCCGCCGACGACGACTTCAGGGACAAGGCGCTGGAGGGCTTCACTATGTTCGCCCTCAACCAGGGTGAGGTCTGCACCTGCCCGTCGCGGGCGCTGGTGCAGCGCGGGCACTACGGCGAGTTCCTCGAAGCGGCGATCGCCCGCACCGAGCAGATCAAGGCCGGGCATCCGCTCGACACCGACACCATGATCGGCGCGCAGGCCTCCAACGACCAGTTGGAGAAGATCCTCTCCTACCTGGACATAGGCCAGCAGGAGGGAGCCAAGATCCTGACGGGCGGCCAACGGATCGATTACGACGGCGAGTTGGCGGGCGGCTACTACGTCCAGCCGACGATATTCGAGGGCGACAACCGCATGCGGATCTTCCAGGAGGAGATCTTCGGCCCGGTCGTCTCGGTCGCGTCGTTCAATGACTTCGACGACGCCATCAAGATCGCGAACGACACGCTCTACGGTTTGGGAGCCGGGGTGTGGACGCGGGACATCAACACCGCGTACCGGGCGGGGCGTTCGATTCAGGCGGGACGCGTCTGGACGAACTGCTACCACGCGTATCCGGCGCACGCGGCCTTCGGCGGGTACAAGCAGTCGGGCATTGGGCGCGAGACGCACAAGATGATGCTGGAGCACTACCAGCAGACGAAGAATCTCCTCGTGTCGTACTCGCCGAAGAAGCTCGGCTTCTTCTAGCCGCACGAAAAAAGGCGCCTGACCTGGGCTTTTACCCGTCAGGCGCCTTTCACCCGATCCGCTCAGAGCGGGGCCTGGTTTATGCCGTACCTCCCATTTTCTCCCACCGCTATCCCGCTTCTGACCAGCACTTCCGGACCAGTCACGGACCAAAACCCCCCACTCACCCCGTTGGCGCCCCGCCCAGGCTGACGCGGTCCCACTCCTCCATCGACTGCTCGATCAGCCGGTTGGCTTGCTCCCGGACGCCGTCCAGGAACTTGGCGTAGTGCCGGAAGAGGACCTCGATGCTCTGGCCCGCGCGGCGAGCACATTCGGCCGGGTCCACACCGGAGTACAACCAGAACGAGATCCCGGCGTGCCGGAGATCGTAGGGCCGCTTGGCGAGACCGGAGGCGAGTTCCGTGCGGGTCAGGACGTACTTTCGTGCCCGCGCCCACGTAATGCCATACGCAGACGCGTCCACGTAGTTGCCGGCCTGGTTCCGGAACACCCGACCGTCCGGCGCCACGCCGAACCGTTTGATGTGCGCGCGCAGGATGCGCACGAACTGCGGCGGGATAGGCACCGGCCGGGTCGCGGTAGCCGCACGGCGCTTGAGCGAGTGCACCTCGTGCACCGCGCCGTCGTCCGTCCACTCCTTGCCCGCGGTGATGACGCCGCCCGACAGGTTGAGCATCCCCCACCCGGTCTCGGGCAGATGGCACTGTTCGAGACGCAGGTGAATGACCTCCCCCGGCCTCATGGCCGCGTAGTACATGCACCCGAAGAACGCCTCCAGGTGAGGGCCGCGCCCGCGCTGCTGAGCAACTGCCGCGAGCAGCCGGGCGACTTGGGCCAGATTGGGGACGGCAGCCGGGTCCACCTCCTCGCTGACCGCCGGAGCGTTCCACCTGAGCCCGTTGAGAGGGTTCTCCGCGAAGTAGCCTTTCTCCACTGCGGTGCTGAGCACTTCGCTCAACGCAGCCCGCTTGCGCCGCACCGTCTTGGCTGCAGCCGCTTTGCCGTCCAGCTTGCGACACAGGCTGTCCAGTGCCCGCCGCAGCACGTCGGCTTCCGCGAGAGCACCGACGGGCAAGGAGTTTCGCTTCAGCCAGTCCAGGGCCTTCCGCCACTCCTCCCTCGGCTCTTGGGTCCATGCGTTTTTGTTGAACGCCCACGAGTACAAGGCGCGCCGCAGTACCCGCGGCTCCGGATATATTGCGCCATGGTGCACCAGGGCAGGCGTGATGGTGGCGAATGCGTCGGCCAGGGTACGACGGGTGTTTCCGGGCGTACGGTCCCACCGTTGGTCGATGTATTCGTGGGCAAGGTCGTACCACGTCGTTCGCTGCTTGATGGCCCGCAGCTCGGACGCCGGCAGCCCCGTGTATTCATCGAAAGGCTCGCCCTCGCGCGCCGCCGTCATCAGCTTCGCGTGCCTGCTCTCGGCGAGCCCGACGGTCATGAATGACTCTGATTTTTCACGTCCGTTGACTGTCCACCGGACCATAAACGCCTTGCGTCGGTCAGGACGCTCGCGTATGTCCCAGAAACGGACGTTGTAACTCATCGCCAAGTGTCAGAATCTCTCTCGCACGCGTCCCACCAGGCATCCAGATCTGTGCGGCGGCACCGGAGTTCGCCATTGGGTAGCTTGATCATGCGGGGGGCTTGCCCGCGGGCACGCATGCGGTAGAACGCCGACGGACTCATGCGGATCTCCGCAAGCACCTCGGCCAGCTTCAGCGCAGGAGGACGAGCCATGCAATTTCACCTTCGTATCGATAAAGGCTTCATACCGGAAATCCAGGCGTGCATTGATACGCAATACAGACCACCCTTTCCGAGAGAACCATCCATGGTGGAGTGGGCTATAAAACGCAGCGGGTCATCGTGAATCGGCACAGTGTGGGTTACGCCTCACGGCGCACAGTCGAGCGGCCAGGGGGAGACCTGGCGTAGCAAGCAGCCAGCCAAAGCCATGGGCATGAAGACGCGGTCATTGATAGGGCAGCAGGCGGCAGCAGCGCCCTATACCTCCTCGCGAATGCGTGCGGCGCTGCCAACTGCGTCCGCCACGGCTCCACCGCCAAGCACAGCCGTGTGCGAACACCATCAATGCTCTGCACGATCCCCGGTTTCGCTAACCGGGGATCGCCTGCTATGTATCGCGCAGCACGAAAAGGGCATCGCCTGTGGGCACCCCCTGTCATCTCCGTTAGGGCGACAGCCGGTAGGACCGGAGAGCGGGGTCGCTCCGTCCATGACGAACGTCAGAAGCCCGTCTTCGGTGAGTCGGCTGAGGCTACGAGCCTCGACACGCTCGAGGGCGCCAACGGCTCGGGCGACTTGTCAGGGTGCGGCTCCGGGGTGCACTGCGATGTGCGCGACAACCGCTCGAGCACGACGGTAGCCCCGGTGCACCAGGTCGAAGAGCGCGGCCGCGCAGACGCAGAGACAGAGCGCCGTGGAGAGCGCGCCATGGTCTTCTGTCTCCTGCGTGGGCTACGCGTTCAGGGCGCCGAGCGCCAACAGGATGGGGCAGTGAAGCGAGCAGATCGGAGAGCGGGATTCGACAGACGGGGCCTCCTTAGAACAGGTCTCGGCGGCAAGACCGAGCAGAGCGGGAGTACGGGCTCCCAAGGCGTCCGGCATGCATACCGGTCGCCCCGAAGCCGCATCACGTCGCTGACCTGGTGTTTTCCGGGACGTTGTACGTTGACATGGTCTCGGAGGAGGTTCCAGTCGTTTGGGGCTCTTTCCCGTCTGCCGTGGGCGAATCCGCGCCGGGCACACCGCAGGCAGCGTCTTCGCTGCCTGGCTTGTACCCGCCTCTCTGCACCGCGGTCGAGCAACTACCCCCACCGTGTGGATGACGGCTTGCCCAGCGCTCTCCGCCAGCTGACCTTTATCACGGCGGAGGTTTCGTTGTTGAAGCCCGACGGCGAGTGCCGGATTGATAGCGGATTCGTCACGGCCGCGTCGGAGCAGCCTGCGGGGCAGTCACCGCCGCGTCATATGCCGGGCTCGATGCGCCAGAGGTACTCGGCAGCTTGGTCATCGACCAGTTCTGCAAGGCGGCAGCGTTGGCTCGGTGTTCTTCGCGTTCGGGCCCGGCACCCCGGATGGCGTAGGCAGGGGCGCCCGTTCGGTCCGGACCAGCAGGGCCCGTACATCCGGTACGTGCACGCTGACGGGGGGGCGGATGACGTTCGTGCCGGACCGGGTGGTCGTGGCCGAACTGCGGTCCGTGGCAGAGCTCGACCTGCGGTCCTCCACCCGCTGAACAGCCTCACCGGTACCGAGGCTCGCGGCGACTCGGGCGAGGATGAGTCCCGTCGGCAGGTCGTCCACGGAGTAAGGCGACGAGGGGCCAGCGCCGCGGCGGCGATCGTGTAGAGGCGGGTGCTGTGCGCCTGAATGAAGTCGATCAACGTTCTATTTCCCGTCGGCAAGTTCGCGCAGGAGGCTCCAGCCCCGACGGCCGATCACCGGATCATCGGGGTGACCTGCGGTGAAAAGGTTGTGCTTGCGGTTGAAGGCGGCGACGGCCTTCTGCGTCTGCGGCCCGTAGGCGTCGGACAGCGGCACCGACCGGTCAAGCCAGCCAGCGTCCTTCAGCGCCTTCTGGAGACCCTGCGCAGACGGTGCCGAGCGGCCCGGAGCAAGACCCTCCGGAAACGGAGGAGCCGAGTAGGAGCCGGCGCTCACCTTCCCCGGAACGGTGAGCTTCTGCCCTGCCCTGATCACGAACGGCTTCTTGATCTTGCTGGCCTGGGCGAGGACTTCCCAACGGACGCCGAGCTTCTTGCCGATCCCGGACAGCGCGTCGCCGCTCTTGACCACGTAGGTCGACGAGCCCGCCGACGAACCCCCCGCCGAGCCACTGTCTGAACCTCCACTGGACGGCTTCGACTTCAGCCGGGCAGCCACGCGCTCGCGCAGCCAACTCATGGTGAACCCCTGGCCACGTCCAGATCTCGGGCTGCGGCCCGTCCTGCGGGCGCCAGGGGCGGGTCGGTTCCGGCTCGGGGGCACGGCTCATGCCTTCGACTCCACGATCCGCCCGACGCCGCCGTCCGAGAGGCTGGGGACGCCCACCGCGCAGCACATCGCCCGCATCCTCTCGCCGCAGGTCCGGCCCCGGCACTCCCGGAAGGTATGACGCAAGCCGTAGAAGACGCGCACGATACGGAGCCTCTGCCCCCTTGGAAGGCCACACTCATGTCCACCCGTCACTACCCGACTCCGTTCGCTGCGCCTCACCGCGGCGGCCACCGCCACCGTTGCCGCCGTTGCGCTGCTATTGACCGGCTGCTCCAGGGCCTATGAGTTGTCCCGATATCCCGTGAGGCTGAGGGTCAGGCTGTGTCCGGGTCGGCGCCGATAGCGCCGGCTGAGCGAAGCGAACGCCCGAGGTCTCCGGTGAGGATGCGGGGGTGGCGCCGCCACCACCACAGGTCGGGGCCGGGGACCCTGTGGAACTGGTCGAGTGCTATGCCGTCGTCGTCAACGGTCGCGGCCTTGTGCCGCTCATCAAGAGTTCTGATCTGCGGGGTCCAGAGCTGGACGATGTGGTCGTCCAGTAGGAGCCAAGCCTCGTGCAGCCAGTTTCGGCAGAAGAGGTCGTTGGCGTACTCGTAGATGTGATCGCCGTAGCCGCGCTCGATGGCGCTCACCAGGACGGCCCACGCGTTCACCCTTTCAGCGACCGTGAACGCCGTCCGCCAGCCGCGCTGGTGCAACAGCTCTCCGGCCCCGGTTTCCGTAGCCACGGGTGTGAGGTTCTCATGCCGAATCCTCCAGGCGACTGAGATGTTTCCAGCCCGAGGCAGGCGGCCCCGCAGCGCGATCAAGATGAGACGATCTCGCCGTGGCTGGTGTGATCGCGGCGTCGGAACCGTCCTGGATAGCCCCGTTCACCGGACTGAGCCCGCGGCAGTTCGGCAAGCTGGTGACGGTTCTGCGGCGCGAGGGTGCGGACGCGGTCCGCAGGGGCCGGCCGTGGAGTCTTTCGCTGAAAGACCGGGCCCTACTGGTCGCGGCGTACTGGCGAACGAACCTGACCATGCGGCAGCTCGCTCCGCTGTTCGGGGTGTCGAAGTCGGCGGCGGACCGGATCATCGACCACCTCGGGCCGATGCTCGCGCTCCGACCCCGGAAGCGGTTCGCAAAGGACACCGTGCTCATCGTGGACGGCACCCTTGTCCCCACCCGGGACCACACCATCGCCGAGCGGTCGAAGAACTACCGGTACTCCACCAACCACCAGGTCGTCATCGACGCCGACACTCGCCTGGTAGTCGTGGTCGGCCGACCACTCGCCGGGAACCGCAACGACTGCAAGGCATGGTAGGAATCCGGCGCCAAGGCCGCCGTCGGCAACACCGTCACGATCGCCGACGGCGGCTACCCGGGCACCGGACTCGTCATCCCGCATCGCCGGCAGCGCGGCCAGACCGAACTGCCGGACTGGAAGGAAGAGCACAACAAGTCCCACAAGCAGGTCCGGGCCCGGGTCGAGCACGTCTTTGCCCGCATGAAGACCTGGAAGATCCTCCGCGATTGCCGTCTCAAAGGCGACGGCGTCCACCACGCCATGCTCGGCATCGCCCGGATGCACAACCTCGCCCTCGCCGGATAGGCGAGCGGTCCGCACGACGGGTCGAGCACGCCCCAGTCGACTCGTAGATCATTTACGGGACAACCCTTAGGAGACGGTCGAGGCTCGCCCGGCAGCGGGGAGCCACAGAAGAGGTCGGGTCAGCGCAGCGTACGCATCGCCGGGCTCGTGGCCATCAGTGCGGCGCAGGCCAGGACCGCGCCGCCGCTTGCCAGGAACAGGACCGTCGTGCCGTACGGGAGAAGGGCTCCGGCGAGGGCGTAGGAGATCGGGTCGAAGGCCACCGTGGCCAGGACGACGAGGCTCAGCACCCGGCCGCGCAGCCCTTCGGGCACGCTCTCCTGCAGGGTGGCCACGATGACCACGCCGAGGAACCCGGACCCGATGCCGGCGAGGGAGACGACCGCGGTCGCGGCGATCACATGGGTGACGGCGGCGAGTCCGGCCGTGCCCGCGCCGATCGCCGCGACCCCGCCGACGACGATCCAGCCGCGCCGGTCGGACGGGAGCAACCCGGCCAGCAGCGAGCCTGTCAGCGCGCCCGCTCCGAACCCGGAGAGCACGATGCCCAACGCGCCCGCACCGCCCAGGCGTTGGTCAGCGAGTACCGCTCCGCCCACGATCACGGGGCCCACCACGGCGATGTTGATCACCGCGACCGCCGCCAGCATCCCCCGCACCAGCGGTTCGTTCCAGGCGTGGCGCAGGCCCGCCGCGAGGGCGCGGGCGCTGCTCTGAGGTTCGGCGTCGTGATCGGCCTCCGCCGCCTTCGCCACGCGGCGCAGCGAAACGAGGGCGAGAGCGGCCGACGCCGCCACAACGGTGATCCCGGCGAGCGTCGCCTCGAAGCCGACGGCCGCGATCACGCCTGCGGCTACCGCCGGGCCGATCAGGTCGCCGCCCGACTCCGCTCCCTGCACCAGTGCGTTGACCTGCGGCAGTTTCGCGGCCGGCGCGACCGCGGGCAGCAGCGCCAGTGCCGCCGGGAAGTACGCGGCGTCGGCGATGCCGAGCAGCCCGGCGAGTATCGCGACCGTCGTCACCGAGGGCGAGGTCGAGGTCGAGGTCGAGACGACGATCACGGTGAGGGCGAGCAGCACGCCCACTCGCAGCCACGCGGCCACGGCCGCGACCCGGCCCGGACCCACGCGGTCCACCAGTACTCCGGCGGGGAGCAGCAGCAGCGTCCGGGGCAGTGCCACCGCCACCAGGACGAACCCCGTGGTCATCCCGGGTTCCGAGAGCTTCAGTACGAAGAGCGTGAGCCAGATCAGGAACAGGGCGTCGACCACGGCCGCCAGCCCCTGCCCCACCACGAGGCGGCGCAGGCGCGTGTCGCCCGACGGTTCGCGCTGCTTGGCGTCGGCGGCGGTCGGCTCCGACGTCATCGTCCGCTCTCCTTGCGCTCGTGGATTGTGGTGGTGCGGGCTGCCCGCCGCTGGGGCTTGTTCTAGGCGATGTGCGTGCCGCCGTCGACCATCAGGGTGGTGCCGGTGACGTAGGACGCCGCGTCCGAGACGAGGAAGACCAGGGCCGCGGCGAGTTCCTCGGGCTGCCCGATGCGGCCCGAGAGGACGCGGGGCAGCATCTCGTCGACGTACCCCTCGGTGTATCCGTCGGTCATCGGGGAGCCGAAGAGGCCCGGCGCGAGGGCGTTCACGCGGATGCCCCTGGTGGGGGTCCACTGCTGGGCGAGGTCGCGGGTGAGGCCGAGGAGTCCGGCCTTGGACGCCGAGTAGGCGGCTTGCGGCAGGCCCCCCGTGACCAGCGCTAGGATGCTGGAGACGTTGACAATGGCGCTGCCGGGAGGCATGACCGCGCCGGCGGCCTGGGACATCCAGTAGGAGCCGTTGAGGTTGATGTCGACAACCTCACGGAACTGCTCCGGCGTCTCATCCGTCGCGTGCCGCTCGCCGCTGATCCCGGCGTTGTTGACGAGGATGTCCACTCGCCCGAACTCCCGCACCGTCGCGTCGATCAGCGCTCGGCAGTCCTCGGGGCGGGCGATGTCGGTACGTACGGCGACGGCCCGGCGGCCGAGCTTCTCGACGGCCCCACGCACCTCCTCCAGCTTCTCGACCCGGCGCGCGCCGAGTACCACGTCGGCGCCCGCCTGCGCCAGCGCGGTGGCGAAGGCGACGCCCAGGCCGGAGGACGCGCCGGTGACCACGGCGACGCGGCCGTCGAGCCGGAAGCGGTCGAGGATGCTCACGGCTGCCTCCTGGCGGCGGGACGAACCAAGGTGTGCATGTCCGGTCTCCCGAGATGATGAGTGAGGTGCGGGGTCCTTGAGCGGTGGTCAGCCATCCTCGGTGATGAAGCCCACCACGTCGCCGACGGTCTTCAGGCCGGCCGTGCTGCCCTCGGGGAACTTCACTCCGTACGCCTCCTCGACGGCGACGGTGATCTCGACCATTGACAGGGAGTCGATGTCGAGGTCCTCGACTAAGGACTTCTCGGGGGTCACCTCGGCCGCGTTGATGCCGGTGACTTCCTCGACCAGCTTGGCGACGGTGCGGAGAACGTCGGTGTTCTGCGTCACGGGTTCCTCTTTCCGGTGGGTCGTGTGGAGTGTGCGGGTCGTACCCGTTGGTTGTCGTGGTGCGGTGCGGGTGTCACATGCCGAGACGGCGGCGGTAGGCGACAAGCGTGCGCAGGAAGCCGTCCATCTGCTCCTCGGTGTGGCCCGCGTGCGGGAACAGCCGCAGCAGCGCCTGGTTGCGCGTGACGGCCGGGTAGGAGAAGACCGGGACGAGGTAACCGTCCTCGACGAACCACTCCCGCATCTGGAGCGCGGCGGCGTCGTTGCCGATCGGCACGGAGAGCATGTACGAATCGGTCGGCGTGGTCGCCGTTCCGGATGCGTGGATCTGTTCACGGAGGCGTGCGGCGTGCGCTAAGTAGTCGTCCACGATGGCGGGTTGGACGGCGAGAGCCTCGATCGTGCGCTCGGCGGCGTACGCGGTGGGCGGCTGGATGGCGGCGGTGAACATCGAGGTGCCGGAGAGCAGTTCGAAGGCGTCGATGGCCGCAGCCGGTCCGGCGATCGCGCCGCCCTCCAGGCCGATGGCCTTGGAGAGGGACACCATCACGAAGTCGGCCCGTTCCCGGATCGCGGTCGCCTCCCGGGCGTACGGGCGGTTCTCGGGCCCGTACACCATGAAGCCGTTCGCGTCGTCGATCATGCTGATCGCGCCGTACCGGTCGCAGGCGTCGAGGATCTCCACGATCGGGCCCATGGTGCCGTCGGCGGAGTAGATGCTCTCGGCGATGACCACGATCTTGCGGTTCTCGCCCGTCTGCAGGCGGTTCAGGATGCGTGCGAGGTCGGCGGCGTCATTGTGCCGGAACGCGTGCACGTTGCGGCCGTAGCCGAGTCCTTCGAGACCCTTCCAGACGCTCCAGTGCACATCACGGTCGGCGATGAAGACAGTGTCGTGGTTGCGCACCTCGATCCCGGTGTCGAAGTGCGCGGAACTGCTCATGGCGGTGACGAACCCGATGTTGGCCAGCAGCCCGGTGGCGAAGCTGATGGCCCGCTCCTTGCCGGTGCGGCGGGCGATCGTCTCCTCCAGCACCTGGTGCGGGCGGCAGATTCCCT
This window contains:
- a CDS encoding tyrosine-type recombinase/integrase, with translation MSYNVRFWDIRERPDRRKAFMVRWTVNGREKSESFMTVGLAESRHAKLMTAAREGEPFDEYTGLPASELRAIKQRTTWYDLAHEYIDQRWDRTPGNTRRTLADAFATITPALVHHGAIYPEPRVLRRALYSWAFNKNAWTQEPREEWRKALDWLKRNSLPVGALAEADVLRRALDSLCRKLDGKAAAAKTVRRKRAALSEVLSTAVEKGYFAENPLNGLRWNAPAVSEEVDPAAVPNLAQVARLLAAVAQQRGRGPHLEAFFGCMYYAAMRPGEVIHLRLEQCHLPETGWGMLNLSGGVITAGKEWTDDGAVHEVHSLKRRAATATRPVPIPPQFVRILRAHIKRFGVAPDGRVFRNQAGNYVDASAYGITWARARKYVLTRTELASGLAKRPYDLRHAGISFWLYSGVDPAECARRAGQSIEVLFRHYAKFLDGVREQANRLIEQSMEEWDRVSLGGAPTG
- a CDS encoding helix-turn-helix transcriptional regulator; its protein translation is MARPPALKLAEVLAEIRMSPSAFYRMRARGQAPRMIKLPNGELRCRRTDLDAWWDACERDSDTWR
- a CDS encoding aminotransferase class I/II-fold pyridoxal phosphate-dependent enzyme; amino-acid sequence: MTTSRTAPPSVDRLAPWAFAEFVEANTHDTAYRPPVVDGPVGPTIVQGGRELVNFASISFLDLERHIPVRRHFAEGAHAHGLSTSGSRMTQGICRPHQVLEETIARRTGKERAISFATGLLANIGFVTAMSSSAHFDTGIEVRNHDTVFIADRDVHWSVWKGLEGLGYGRNVHAFRHNDAADLARILNRLQTGENRKIVVIAESIYSADGTMGPIVEILDACDRYGAISMIDDANGFMVYGPENRPYAREATAIRERADFVMVSLSKAIGLEGGAIAGPAAAIDAFELLSGTSMFTAAIQPPTAYAAERTIEALAVQPAIVDDYLAHAARLREQIHASGTATTPTDSYMLSVPIGNDAAALQMREWFVEDGYLVPVFSYPAVTRNQALLRLFPHAGHTEEQMDGFLRTLVAYRRRLGM
- a CDS encoding SDR family NAD(P)-dependent oxidoreductase, with amino-acid sequence MSILDRFRLDGRVAVVTGASSGLGVAFATALAQAGADVVLGARRVEKLEEVRGAVEKLGRRAVAVRTDIARPEDCRALIDATVREFGRVDILVNNAGISGERHATDETPEQFREVVDINLNGSYWMSQAAGAVMPPGSAIVNVSSILALVTGGLPQAAYSASKAGLLGLTRDLAQQWTPTRGIRVNALAPGLFGSPMTDGYTEGYVDEMLPRVLSGRIGQPEELAAALVFLVSDAASYVTGTTLMVDGGTHIA
- the exaC gene encoding acetaldehyde dehydrogenase ExaC; its protein translation is MTRYSAPGTKGAIVSYQSRYDHFIGGEYVAPARGQYFENPSPVNGQSFTEIARGTAEDVERALDAAHAAAPAWGRASVTERADVLRKIADRMEANLEQLAVAESWENGKPIRETLAADIPLAIDHFRYFAGVIRAQEGSLSEVDEDTIAYHFHEPLGVVAQIIPWNFPILMATWKLAPALAAGNAVVLKPAEQTPASIHYWMSLVADLLPPGVVNIVNGFGVEAGKPLASSSRVAKVAFTGETTTGRLIMQYASENIKPVTLELGGKSPNIFFDDVWAADDDFRDKALEGFTMFALNQGEVCTCPSRALVQRGHYGEFLEAAIARTEQIKAGHPLDTDTMIGAQASNDQLEKILSYLDIGQQEGAKILTGGQRIDYDGELAGGYYVQPTIFEGDNRMRIFQEEIFGPVVSVASFNDFDDAIKIANDTLYGLGAGVWTRDINTAYRAGRSIQAGRVWTNCYHAYPAHAAFGGYKQSGIGRETHKMMLEHYQQTKNLLVSYSPKKLGFF
- a CDS encoding acyl carrier protein; protein product: MTQNTDVLRTVAKLVEEVTGINAAEVTPEKSLVEDLDIDSLSMVEITVAVEEAYGVKFPEGSTAGLKTVGDVVGFITEDG
- a CDS encoding MFS transporter, which produces MTSEPTAADAKQREPSGDTRLRRLVVGQGLAAVVDALFLIWLTLFVLKLSEPGMTTGFVLVAVALPRTLLLLPAGVLVDRVGPGRVAAVAAWLRVGVLLALTVIVVSTSTSTSPSVTTVAILAGLLGIADAAYFPAALALLPAVAPAAKLPQVNALVQGAESGGDLIGPAVAAGVIAAVGFEATLAGITVVAASAALALVSLRRVAKAAEADHDAEPQSSARALAAGLRHAWNEPLVRGMLAAVAVINIAVVGPVIVGGAVLADQRLGGAGALGIVLSGFGAGALTGSLLAGLLPSDRRGWIVVGGVAAIGAGTAGLAAVTHVIAATAVVSLAGIGSGFLGVVIVATLQESVPEGLRGRVLSLVVLATVAFDPISYALAGALLPYGTTVLFLASGGAVLACAALMATSPAMRTLR
- a CDS encoding PGRP and LysM peptidoglycan-binding domain-containing protein; translated protein: MSWLRERVAARLKSKPSSGGSDSGSAGGSSAGSSTYVVKSGDALSGIGKKLGVRWEVLAQASKIKKPFVIRAGQKLTVPGKVSAGSYSAPPFPEGLAPGRSAPSAQGLQKALKDAGWLDRSVPLSDAYGPQTQKAVAAFNRKHNLFTAGHPDDPVIGRRGWSLLRELADGK